The segment AGCCATATATATAAAGAGGGGTTTACGTGCTGATTTGCTAAATCACCACGTAAACCCCTCACCTCTTTAAAACTGTTCTCTTTTAAAGTTTCTCTAAGTCTTTTGGCGCAGGCCCTGCTACTACTTTCCCGTACGGGTCAAAGCGTGAGCCGTGGCATGGGCAATCCCAGGAATTCTCCAGATTGTTCCAGTGCACAATGCAGCCTAAGTGCGTACATACTGCTGAACATTCATGCCGTTGCCCTTGGGCATCACAGTATACGGCTACTTTCCCAACGCCTTTCTGCACCACTACTCCGGTACCGGGGGCAATGACCTCTTCTTCTTTGTTTCCGGGTTTTACCCAATCTAAATACTGGCCAGCTACGTTCAGGTTCTCTTTCAGGAACTCCTTGGCAGAATCAGTAGATAAGGTGACCCGGCCCGGATCATAGAGTTTTTCCCAAGGGTTAGCCCGTTCCAGAATCAGGTCGGTGATGAGAATACCAGCTATAGTGCCGTGGGTCATCCCGTGTCCTGAGTCACCGGTGGCGATGTACACGTTTTTACTGTCGCCGGGATTCCGGCCTATGAAGCCCATGAAGTCAACCGGTTCCATCACCTGCCCAGACCAGCGGAACACGACGTCTTGCACCATGGGGTATTTCTTACGGGTCCATTCTTCCAGGCAGTCAAAACGCTCCCGCTCATCGGTTTCACTTTGGCCCGTTTTGTGATCTTCCCCGCCTACAATCAGAATCTCGCTGTCCAGGTTTTCCTCACCTGCAATTGAGCCAAGCCGAACATAATGGTATGGGTCAGAATCATCCCAATACAAGGCAGTAGGTACGGTCCTCTTGGGCACCCTGGCACCTATCACGTAGGTTCTGTAAGGCGCCTGCTTTGTGTGCATGGTCACCTGGTCATTCACTGGGGTGTTGGTACATACCACCAAATGGTTGGAGGTGACAGAGAAACCAGCATCGGTTATGACCCTGTTAACCCTACCCGTGTCAAACTCGGTAACGTGGCTGTTGGTATAAATCTCTCCGCCATGATCCAGGATGTACCGGCTCAGCACTGCCAGGTATTTCACCGGATGAAACTGGGCCTGGTGCGGGAACATCAAACAAGGCCCGTCGCTTACAGAAGGCAGTGGGCACTGCTTCAGTTTCACCACATCCATGATGCCCAGTTCATGACAAGCGGCAAGTTCCTGGTCTAACTGGTCTTCTGTGTCAGTTGCCCCTAAAAACAGATACCCCGGAAGATAGGTGAAGTCGCATTGTATCTTCTCGTCTTTGATGATCTGTTCTATTCTATGAATGGCTTCCCGATGGCTCTCATAGGCTAACAAGGCCTGAGGCTTACCAAAGACTTTATTTAATTTAGAGAATCGGTCATCTAAAGCCCACGAGAGGTGCGCAGTGGTGCGGCTGGTTTCTCCACCACAGATTTCTCCGGCATCCACAACCACCACTTTTTTTCCTTCTTTGGCTAATAAGTAGGCAGTGGTCAGGCCAGAAATTCCGGCTCCTACCACACAAACATCTGTGGTTACGTTACTGGCTAAGGCTTGGGTGACCGGCATTTCCACGCCCGGCTGCCAAACCGATAAAGTTGTTCCCGTATTGTTTTTCATAGTTTTGGTGAGGTGTAGATGGAAGCGGATCTATCTGAAAGTCCACCTCTTGAGGTACGCACACCTGCCTTAGAGGTTTCTACGGATAAGCCAATGGTATTTGTCACTTACCGCAAGAGCCCTTACCTTGTCAGGTAAAAAAGCGCATGGAAAACAAGATCATTTGGGAACAGTTTACGGCCGTAGACCTACGGGTAGGCACCATTGTGGAAGCATCTGCCTTTCCTGAAGCCCGAAAGCCTGCCTATAAACTACGTGTTGATTTGGGCGAACTAGGCATTAAGAAGTCCAGCGCCCAGATTACGCAGCGCTACACGGTAGAGGAATTAGTAGGAAAACAGGTGATATGCGTCACCAACTTCCCTTCAAAGCAGATTGGCCCCTGGCTTTCAGAGGTACTGGTAACGGGGTTTGAAGATGAGGAAGGATTTATTGTTCTGGCGCAGCCTCAGGCACCAGTCCCCAACGGCAAACGCCTTATTTGATCATTCTTTTACCTCTTTTTTGAAGAGCCTTCAAAGAGTCTGGCAAGGTCAGTCTTCTGAATTTAGTAGCAACAGCCTGAGCTGTATCTGGTGAGGTAGGTTGAGTTTTAGAGGAATCAGCAGCTGTAGCCAATGATTTAGCCGTTAGTTTTGCTTCTCTTACGCTCAAACTGTCTAGCACCACTTCATAGATCTTGTCCAGCTGCTCTGGTTTAGACAGGTAAAAATCATAGCTGTGCTTGAAGGCACTATCAGAAACAGCGTGGCGTTTTAAGATCAGTTTATGCGCTTGCTTATAGGCGACCCTTGAAGAATCATAGTTAGGGAAAGAACGGCCAATAACAGCCTCAGTGAGTTGAACGTCTATCATGATGCGGGTCATCTTCTCCTCTGAAATAAGATCCGCTGGCTTTTCTTCTTCCGGGGTGCAGGAGAAAAGTGCCAGTGGCAGTAAAAGGAGGCACAAACGTTTTTTCACGCGGTTGTTCGTAAGTTTGGGTAATTTTGCGGGCTGCACAAACCTTAAACAGGTATGAAAGACTTGGTCAGGAAGCTACGAAAGTACGAGATACAGATAAGAAAGGCAATTGACGCCCAAATGCAGGGCGACTTCAAATCTGTGTTCAAAAGCTCTGGCCTTGAATTTGATGACGTTCGCGCTTACCAGTACGGAGATGATGTGCGCTCTATTGACTGGAACGTATCAGCGAAGGGCCATGGTACGTTTGTGAAAACCTACCGCGAAGAAAAAGAACAAAACGTGTTCCTGCTGCTGGATGTGAGCGGTTCCCATGCACTAGGTACCCCTGGTTCCCAGAAGATGGACATCGGGAAAGAAGTGGGCGGAATTTTGGCTCTTTCAGCTTTGCAACAGGGAAGCCAATTGGGCATGATATGTTTCAGTGACGGGAAGGAACGCTACCTGAAACCGGGCAAAGGTAATGAGCACGCGTATACGCTAATCAAGACTTTAGCGGAGCTGAAACCTCAGTCACTTAAAACTAATATTGGGGCTGGTATTAAAATATGTTTGAACGTGGTGAAGCGCAAAAGCATCATCATCCTGATCTCTGATTTTATAGACCTGAACTATGAGCGTGAACTCATCATGCTGGCCAAAAAGCATGACCTAGTGGTATTGCAACTCATGGACAAGCGGGAGATTGATTTTCCTAAATTAGGCATAATTCCCCTGCTGGATAAAGAGACAGGAAAAACCATCTGGATCAATACTTCCTCCAAAGCTTTCAGAGACCGCTACCTTCTCCCTTATCTCCAGAACCAGGAAAGATTGGCCAAAATTTGCCGTCAATACCAGGCAGATTTTCTGCCTATTTATGTGGAGCAGGATTATGTACCCCAGCTCCTTCAACTATTTAGGTCTAGAAACAGAACTATGAAACGCGGTTCATAACCTTTTAATTTACAACTATTTAAGCCTATTTATCCATTAAATATCTTCAAAACAGATAAGCATAAGACCTAACATCAATAACTTTAAGAATGCCCATCGGGATATTTCCCGATTTCAAAATACTTTGAAAGAATCATACCTGAATAAAACAAAAGCCTTGGTTTGGCTTTTGTTGTGTT is part of the Rufibacter tibetensis genome and harbors:
- a CDS encoding FAD-dependent oxidoreductase, whose amino-acid sequence is MKNNTGTTLSVWQPGVEMPVTQALASNVTTDVCVVGAGISGLTTAYLLAKEGKKVVVVDAGEICGGETSRTTAHLSWALDDRFSKLNKVFGKPQALLAYESHREAIHRIEQIIKDEKIQCDFTYLPGYLFLGATDTEDQLDQELAACHELGIMDVVKLKQCPLPSVSDGPCLMFPHQAQFHPVKYLAVLSRYILDHGGEIYTNSHVTEFDTGRVNRVITDAGFSVTSNHLVVCTNTPVNDQVTMHTKQAPYRTYVIGARVPKRTVPTALYWDDSDPYHYVRLGSIAGEENLDSEILIVGGEDHKTGQSETDERERFDCLEEWTRKKYPMVQDVVFRWSGQVMEPVDFMGFIGRNPGDSKNVYIATGDSGHGMTHGTIAGILITDLILERANPWEKLYDPGRVTLSTDSAKEFLKENLNVAGQYLDWVKPGNKEEEVIAPGTGVVVQKGVGKVAVYCDAQGQRHECSAVCTHLGCIVHWNNLENSWDCPCHGSRFDPYGKVVAGPAPKDLEKL
- a CDS encoding tRNA-binding protein; this translates as MENKIIWEQFTAVDLRVGTIVEASAFPEARKPAYKLRVDLGELGIKKSSAQITQRYTVEELVGKQVICVTNFPSKQIGPWLSEVLVTGFEDEEGFIVLAQPQAPVPNGKRLI
- a CDS encoding DUF4296 domain-containing protein, with the translated sequence MKKRLCLLLLPLALFSCTPEEEKPADLISEEKMTRIMIDVQLTEAVIGRSFPNYDSSRVAYKQAHKLILKRHAVSDSAFKHSYDFYLSKPEQLDKIYEVVLDSLSVREAKLTAKSLATAADSSKTQPTSPDTAQAVATKFRRLTLPDSLKALQKRGKRMIK
- a CDS encoding DUF58 domain-containing protein, translated to MKDLVRKLRKYEIQIRKAIDAQMQGDFKSVFKSSGLEFDDVRAYQYGDDVRSIDWNVSAKGHGTFVKTYREEKEQNVFLLLDVSGSHALGTPGSQKMDIGKEVGGILALSALQQGSQLGMICFSDGKERYLKPGKGNEHAYTLIKTLAELKPQSLKTNIGAGIKICLNVVKRKSIIILISDFIDLNYERELIMLAKKHDLVVLQLMDKREIDFPKLGIIPLLDKETGKTIWINTSSKAFRDRYLLPYLQNQERLAKICRQYQADFLPIYVEQDYVPQLLQLFRSRNRTMKRGS